The Benincasa hispida cultivar B227 chromosome 9, ASM972705v1, whole genome shotgun sequence genome has a segment encoding these proteins:
- the LOC120085121 gene encoding F-box protein SKIP31 isoform X2, giving the protein MAIPDEEDEFLAQFLESEVLSEVSDKEEGNAQEEPKAKRARIEQISPNEQREVVSVTNSSSQSKGVVPGRIETGIFSKIPPELFRHILKFLSSEDLVSCSLVCRFLNSVASDESLWHRLYCLRWGLLPTTKKLRQCPWKKLYIQRDEEDMTQLVRDCSSEFKEYYIQMQAAKRSQAPLPSQVQDDQIILDRTVADQVSTWKSSRGLTDKIVIDHTCSGETCTYYQIGDAFVCEKTGLVHVCDDTCREVIMDPNDEQLVCRISGHCFDTLLLPDSMEPDTQQGGVTDEAEPFMGSGRFARAYLLGYNCVDEAELEATLRFC; this is encoded by the exons ATGGCCATTCCAGATGAAGAAGACGAGTTCTTGGCTCAATTTCTCGAATCAGAGGTTCTCTCGGAGGTCTCCGACAAG GAAGAGGGGAACGCGCAGGAGGAACCAAAAGCTAAGAGAGCTCGAATCGAACAGATTAGCCCTAACGAACAAAGAGAGGTAGTTTCCGTTACAAATTCGTCCTCTCAATCCAAGGGCGTCGTTCCCGGGAGGATTGAGACTGGAATTTTCAGTAAAATTCCTCCGGAGCTCTTCCGTCACATCCTCAAGTTTCTCTCATCAGAG GATCTGGTTTCTTGTTCACTGGTTTGTCGGTTTTTAAATTCTGTGGCGTCTGATGAATCATTATGGCACAGATT ATACTGTCTGCGTTGGGGTCTGTTGCCCACGACCAAGAAGTTGCGCCAATGTCCTTGGAAAAAACTTTACATTCAG CGTGACGAGGAAGATATGACTCAACTGGTTCGAGATTGCTCTTCTGAATTTAAAGAGTACTACATCCAAATGCAAGCAGCAAAAAGAAGTCAAGCTCCTCTTCCTTCTCAG GTTCAAGATGACCAAATAATTCTTGATAGGACCGTGGCTGATCAAGTTTCTACATGGAAAAGCAGCAGGGGCTTGACTGACAAGATAGTCATTGATCACACTTGTTCTGGAGAAACATGTACATATTACCAAATTGGGGATGCATTTGTATGTGAAAAGACCGGACTTGTTCATG tttGTGACGACACTTGCAGAGAAGTCATTATGGATCCCAATGATGAACAACTTGTCTGCAGAATATCTGGACACTGCTTTGATACTCTACTTTTGCCAGATTCTATGGAACCAGATACT CAACAAGGCGGTGTAACCGACGAGGCCGAACCATTCATGGGTTCAGGGCGTTTTG CTCGGGCTTACTTGTTGGGGTACAATTGTGTTGACGAGGCAGAACTAGAAGCTACTTTGAGGTTCTGTTGA
- the LOC120087215 gene encoding uncharacterized zinc finger CCHC domain-containing protein At4g19190 — translation MDGEEGGGIRLSKRFSDKAGSGEVDYKTKAGTAWSHSYLNQKPWHPLSYPNQRRKWIAEQTHSQREKRAEEVAREYAQEQEFFRQTALVSKKEKEKLEMMKAVSFMYVRPPGYNAESAKAAEIADDRKKQESDNPSQDLPKDGSANERPPESSGTVGRENGKKPRPKDVFGRALPTEEEFEVLKNAPRMDTGVFARVKPFGVEVRNVKCVRCGIYGHQSGDRECPLKDAIMPNEESRLKRDDPLTTILAHAEISEPLKWELKQKPGISPPRGGFNPDDPNQQIVAEDIFDEYGGFLSGGGIVPELLSNLSSKPKKKKSSRKKLQSSTSRKVKDLEDDERISKKKHKSKRKKQVSSSESSSETSELDRLDRRNKHKTLYLSDDSDFDTHHKTKKDRRKRLNTSDVSGFERPLIADRYCPEPSATDISDSERHNKGRKRKDFDSCKKLESELEHRSGRKNRSYSSEDSEFERHKSRSKHSSSKGLHLGRHHSSSKMRPRKSYSSDDSELNRHHRSKGRKNYYSPDDSDREKHDRVKKTRH, via the exons ATGGACGGAGAAGAAGGAGGAGGGATAAGGCTAAGCAAAAGGTTCTCTGATAAAGCTGGATCCGGCGAGGTCGATTACAAGACCAAGGCTGGCACCGCCTGGAGCCATTCCTATCTCAACCAGAAGCCATGGCATCCTCTCTCGTACCCTAATCAGCGTCGCAAATGGATCGCCGAGCAGACTCACTCACAGCGAGAGAAGCGCGCCGAGGAAGTTGCTCGCGAG TATGCTCAAGAGCAGGAATTCTTTCGCCAGACTGCTCTCGTCTccaagaaagagaaggaaaag TTGGAGATGATGAAAGCGGTTAGTTTTATGTACGTACGACCACCTGGTTACAATGCTGAAAGTGCAAAAGCTGCAGAGATCGCTGATGACAGGAAGAAACAAGAGAGTGATAACCCCTCTCAGGATCTGCCCAAGGATGGCTCTGCAAATGAAAG GCCACCAGAGTCCTCAGGCACAGTTGGTAGGGAGAATGGTAAGAAACCGAGGCCAAAAGATGTTTTTGGGCGTGCATTGCCCACTGAAGAAGAATTTGAAGTATTAAAAAATGCTCCTCG GATGGACACAGGTGTTTTTGCGAGAGTAAAACCATTTGGGGTAGAAGTACGCAATGTAAAATGTGTAAGATGTGGGATTTATGGTCATCAAAGTGGTGACCGTGAATGTCCGTTGAAGGATGCTATAATGCCAAATGAAGAAAGCCGATTGAAAAGAGATGACCCCTTAACCACCATACTTGCCCATGCAGAGATTAGTGAG CCTCTAAAGTGGGAGTTGAAGCAGAAACCAGGAATTAGTCCTCCTCGTGGAGGGTTTAATCCGGATGATCCAAACCAGCAAATAGTTGCCGAGGATATATTTGACGAGTACGGAG GCTTTCTCAGTGGTGGCGGTATTGTCCCTGAATTGCTGTCAAATCTTTCAAGCAAACCCAAGAAAAAGAAGTCTTCAAGGAAAAAGCTTCAATCATCAACTAGTAGAAAAGTAAAGGACCTAGAAGACGATGAGAGAATATCAAAGAAGAAACATAAatctaaaagaaagaaacaagtCAGCAGTAGTGAATCAAGTTCAGAAACTTCAGAGTTAGATAGGCTAGATAGAAGGAACAAGCACAAGACTTTGTATTTGTCTGATGATTCCGACTTTGATACGCATCATAAGACTAAAAAGGATAGAAGGAAGCGTTTAAATACTTCTGATGTTTCCGGCTTTGAGCGGCCTCTTATTGCTGATCGATATTGCCCGGAACCAAGCGCAACAGATATTTCAGACTCCGAGAGGCATAATAAAGGGAGGAAACGCAAGGATTTTGATTCATGTAAAAAGCTGGAATCTGAATTAGAACACAGATCAGGCAGAAAAAACCGATCATACTCATCTGAAGATTCCGAATTTGAGAGACATAAAAGCAGATCCAAACATTCTTCATCCAAAGGTCTGCACTTAGGTAGACATCATTCAAGTAGCAAAATGAGACCCAGGAAGTCTTATTCGTCGGATGATTCTGAATTGAACAGGCATCATAGAAGCAAAGGCCGAAAGAATTATTACTCACCAGATGATTCTGATCGAGAGAAACATGATAGAGTTAAGAAGACAAGACATTAG
- the LOC120085121 gene encoding F-box protein SKIP31 isoform X1 translates to MAIPDEEDEFLAQFLESEVLSEVSDKEEGNAQEEPKAKRARIEQISPNEQREVVSVTNSSSQSKGVVPGRIETGIFSKIPPELFRHILKFLSSEDLVSCSLVCRFLNSVASDESLWHRLYCLRWGLLPTTKKLRQCPWKKLYIQRDEEDMTQLVRDCSSEFKEYYIQMQAAKRSQAPLPSQVQDDQIILDRTVADQVSTWKSSRGLTDKIVIDHTCSGETCTYYQIGDAFVCEKTGLVHVCDDTCREVIMDPNDEQLVCRISGHCFDTLLLPDSMEPDTEQQQGGVTDEAEPFMGSGRFARAYLLGYNCVDEAELEATLRFC, encoded by the exons ATGGCCATTCCAGATGAAGAAGACGAGTTCTTGGCTCAATTTCTCGAATCAGAGGTTCTCTCGGAGGTCTCCGACAAG GAAGAGGGGAACGCGCAGGAGGAACCAAAAGCTAAGAGAGCTCGAATCGAACAGATTAGCCCTAACGAACAAAGAGAGGTAGTTTCCGTTACAAATTCGTCCTCTCAATCCAAGGGCGTCGTTCCCGGGAGGATTGAGACTGGAATTTTCAGTAAAATTCCTCCGGAGCTCTTCCGTCACATCCTCAAGTTTCTCTCATCAGAG GATCTGGTTTCTTGTTCACTGGTTTGTCGGTTTTTAAATTCTGTGGCGTCTGATGAATCATTATGGCACAGATT ATACTGTCTGCGTTGGGGTCTGTTGCCCACGACCAAGAAGTTGCGCCAATGTCCTTGGAAAAAACTTTACATTCAG CGTGACGAGGAAGATATGACTCAACTGGTTCGAGATTGCTCTTCTGAATTTAAAGAGTACTACATCCAAATGCAAGCAGCAAAAAGAAGTCAAGCTCCTCTTCCTTCTCAG GTTCAAGATGACCAAATAATTCTTGATAGGACCGTGGCTGATCAAGTTTCTACATGGAAAAGCAGCAGGGGCTTGACTGACAAGATAGTCATTGATCACACTTGTTCTGGAGAAACATGTACATATTACCAAATTGGGGATGCATTTGTATGTGAAAAGACCGGACTTGTTCATG tttGTGACGACACTTGCAGAGAAGTCATTATGGATCCCAATGATGAACAACTTGTCTGCAGAATATCTGGACACTGCTTTGATACTCTACTTTTGCCAGATTCTATGGAACCAGATACT GAACAGCAACAAGGCGGTGTAACCGACGAGGCCGAACCATTCATGGGTTCAGGGCGTTTTG CTCGGGCTTACTTGTTGGGGTACAATTGTGTTGACGAGGCAGAACTAGAAGCTACTTTGAGGTTCTGTTGA